One genomic window of Citrobacter sp. Marseille-Q6884 includes the following:
- the ygjG gene encoding putrescine aminotransferase encodes MNRLPSSASALACSAHALNLIEKRTLDHEEMKALNREVIEYFKEHVNPGFLEYRKSVTAGGDYGAVEWQAGSLNTLVDTQGQEFVDCLGGFGIFNVGHRNPVVVSAVQNQLAKQPLHSQELLDPLRAMLAKTLAALTPGKLKYSFFCNSGTESVEAALKLAKAYQSPRGKFTFIATSGAFHGKSLGSLSATAKSTFRKPFMPLLPGFRHVPFGDIDAMRTVLSECKKTGDDVAAVILEPIQGEGGVILPPQGYLTAVRKLCDEFGALMILDEVQTGMGRTGKMFACEHENVQPDILCLAKALGGGVMPIGATIATEEVFSVLFDNPFLHTTTFGGNPLSCAAALATINVLLEQNLPAQAEQKGDMLLDGFRQMAREYPDLVHDVRGKGMLMAIEFVDNEIGYNFASEMFRQRVLVAGTLNNAKTIRIEPPLTLTIEQCELVLRSTRKALAALRVNVEQV; translated from the coding sequence TTGAACAGGTTACCTTCCAGCGCATCGGCCCTGGCCTGCAGCGCACACGCACTGAATCTCATTGAGAAGCGAACGCTTGATCATGAGGAAATGAAAGCACTTAACCGAGAGGTGATTGAATACTTCAAGGAGCATGTCAATCCGGGGTTCTTAGAGTATCGAAAATCTGTAACTGCCGGCGGGGATTACGGAGCCGTAGAGTGGCAAGCGGGGAGTCTGAATACGCTTGTCGACACCCAGGGACAGGAGTTTGTCGATTGCCTGGGAGGTTTTGGAATTTTCAACGTGGGGCACCGTAATCCAGTCGTGGTCTCCGCCGTACAGAATCAACTCGCTAAACAACCGCTTCACAGCCAGGAATTGCTGGACCCTTTGCGGGCCATGCTGGCGAAAACGTTGGCTGCGCTGACGCCCGGAAAACTGAAGTACAGTTTCTTCTGTAACAGCGGCACCGAGTCCGTTGAAGCGGCACTGAAGCTGGCGAAGGCGTATCAATCGCCACGCGGAAAATTTACCTTTATTGCCACCAGTGGCGCTTTCCACGGTAAATCGCTGGGCTCGCTCTCTGCCACGGCAAAATCGACCTTCCGCAAACCTTTTATGCCGCTCCTGCCGGGCTTCCGTCATGTGCCTTTTGGCGATATTGACGCGATGCGTACCGTGCTCAGCGAGTGTAAAAAAACCGGTGACGATGTGGCGGCCGTTATTCTGGAGCCAATCCAGGGTGAAGGGGGCGTGATCCTGCCGCCGCAAGGGTATTTGACCGCGGTACGTAAACTCTGCGATGAGTTCGGCGCGCTGATGATCCTGGATGAAGTTCAAACAGGCATGGGGCGTACCGGCAAGATGTTCGCCTGCGAGCATGAAAACGTGCAGCCCGACATTCTGTGTCTGGCAAAAGCGCTGGGCGGCGGCGTGATGCCTATCGGGGCGACCATCGCCACCGAAGAGGTATTCTCCGTGCTGTTCGACAACCCGTTCCTGCACACCACCACGTTTGGCGGTAACCCGCTTTCGTGTGCGGCGGCGCTGGCAACCATCAATGTCCTGCTGGAGCAAAATTTACCGGCTCAGGCAGAGCAGAAAGGCGATATGTTACTGGATGGCTTCCGTCAGATGGCGCGGGAATACCCGGACCTGGTGCATGACGTACGTGGTAAAGGCATGCTGATGGCGATTGAGTTTGTCGATAATGAAATCGGCTATAACTTTGCCAGTGAGATGTTCCGCCAACGCGTGCTGGTCGCCGGAACACTCAACAACGCCAAGACTATCCGCATCGAACCGCCATTAACGTTGACGATCGAACAATGCGAGCTGGTCTTACGCTCAACGCGCAAAGCGCTGGCCGCATTGCGAGTGAACGTGGAGCAAGTGTAA
- a CDS encoding NADPH-dependent 2,4-dienoyl-CoA reductase, translated as MSYPSLFAPLDLGFTTLKNRVLMGSMHTGLEEYPDGAERLAAFYAERARHGVALIVSGGIAPALSGVGMEGGAMLNDISQLPHHRVITDAVHDEGGKIALQILHTGRYSYQPHLVAPSAIQAPINRFTPHELSHDEILQLIEDFAHCAQLAREAGYDGVEVMGSEGYLINEFLTLRTNQRTDEWGGDYANRMRFAIEVVRAVRQRAGNDFIIIFRLSMLDLVEDGGTFDETVQLAQAIEAAGATLINTGIGWHEARIPTIATSVPRGAFSWVTRKLRGHVTIPLVTTNRINDPAVADDILARGDADMVSMARPFLADAELLSKAQTGRADEINTCIGCNQACLDQIFVGKVTSCLVNPRACHETKMPIVPATQLKNLAVVGAGPAGLAFAINAAARGHHVTLFDAHGEIGGQFNIAKQIPGKEEFYETLRYYRRMIDVTGVTLKLNHLVTAHDLQAFDEVILASGIEPRRPPIDGIDHPKVLTYLDVLREKTPVGKRVAIIGCGGIGFDTAMYLSQPGSPTSQNIAEFCVEWGIDTSLQQAGGLRPEGPHLSRSPRQIVMLQRKASKPGQGLGKTTGWIHRATLLSRGVKMIPAVSYQKIDDEGLHVLINGEPLIFDVDHVIICAGQEPKRELVEPLHAAGKTVHLIGGCDVAMELDARRAIAQGTWLALEI; from the coding sequence ATGAGCTATCCGTCGCTGTTCGCCCCACTCGATTTGGGATTTACCACGCTTAAAAACCGCGTGCTGATGGGTTCAATGCATACCGGGCTGGAAGAGTATCCCGATGGTGCAGAACGGCTGGCGGCGTTCTACGCTGAGCGCGCCCGTCATGGTGTCGCCCTCATTGTGAGCGGAGGGATTGCCCCTGCGTTATCGGGTGTGGGGATGGAAGGTGGCGCGATGCTTAACGACATCAGCCAACTGCCGCACCATCGCGTCATCACCGATGCGGTTCACGACGAAGGCGGCAAAATTGCGCTGCAAATTCTGCATACCGGACGCTACAGCTATCAGCCACATCTGGTCGCGCCCTCAGCGATTCAGGCTCCCATCAACCGCTTTACGCCGCATGAACTGAGTCACGATGAAATCCTGCAACTGATTGAAGATTTCGCCCATTGCGCACAACTGGCGCGTGAAGCGGGCTACGATGGTGTCGAAGTCATGGGTTCAGAAGGGTATTTGATCAACGAATTCCTGACGCTGCGTACCAACCAGCGCACTGATGAATGGGGCGGCGATTATGCCAACCGCATGCGCTTTGCGATAGAAGTGGTACGGGCGGTACGTCAGCGCGCCGGCAATGATTTTATAATTATCTTCCGGTTATCGATGCTCGACCTGGTGGAAGACGGAGGAACCTTTGATGAAACCGTCCAGTTGGCGCAAGCGATAGAAGCCGCCGGCGCCACTCTCATTAATACCGGAATCGGCTGGCACGAAGCGCGTATTCCCACCATCGCCACGTCGGTTCCACGCGGGGCTTTTAGCTGGGTAACACGCAAACTGAGAGGCCATGTAACGATCCCGCTGGTTACCACCAACCGTATCAACGATCCTGCCGTGGCCGATGACATTCTGGCGCGCGGCGATGCTGATATGGTGTCTATGGCCCGTCCATTCCTCGCCGATGCTGAGCTTCTGTCAAAAGCGCAAACGGGACGGGCGGATGAGATCAATACCTGCATCGGCTGCAACCAGGCTTGTCTGGATCAGATATTCGTCGGCAAAGTGACATCCTGCCTGGTGAACCCACGCGCCTGTCATGAAACCAAAATGCCGATCGTTCCGGCAACACAGTTGAAAAACCTGGCTGTCGTCGGTGCCGGTCCCGCGGGACTTGCTTTTGCCATTAACGCGGCCGCCCGCGGGCATCACGTGACGCTGTTTGATGCGCATGGCGAGATTGGCGGGCAGTTTAATATCGCCAAACAGATCCCCGGTAAAGAAGAGTTCTATGAAACGCTACGTTACTACCGCCGCATGATCGACGTGACTGGCGTAACGCTGAAGCTGAACCATTTGGTGACGGCACATGATCTTCAGGCCTTTGATGAAGTGATCCTCGCCAGCGGGATCGAACCCCGCAGGCCGCCGATCGACGGGATTGATCACCCGAAAGTTCTGACCTATCTCGACGTCCTGCGCGAGAAAACGCCTGTGGGTAAACGTGTCGCCATTATTGGCTGCGGCGGGATCGGTTTTGATACCGCCATGTATCTGAGCCAACCCGGTTCTCCCACCAGCCAAAACATTGCCGAATTCTGCGTGGAATGGGGCATCGATACCAGCCTACAGCAGGCGGGAGGTTTACGCCCGGAAGGTCCGCACTTGTCCCGTAGCCCGCGACAGATCGTTATGTTGCAGCGTAAGGCCAGCAAACCGGGGCAAGGTTTAGGGAAAACAACCGGCTGGATCCATCGCGCCACCCTACTCTCGCGCGGCGTAAAAATGATCCCCGCGGTGAGCTACCAGAAGATCGACGATGAAGGACTGCATGTTTTGATCAACGGCGAACCGCTGATCTTCGACGTGGATCATGTGATTATCTGCGCCGGTCAGGAGCCAAAACGCGAGCTGGTCGAGCCGCTACATGCGGCAGGTAAAACCGTGCATCTGATTGGTGGGTGCGATGTGGCGATGGAACTGGATGCCCGACGCGCAATCGCTCAGGGCACCTGGTTGGCGCTGGAGATTTAA
- a CDS encoding type II toxin-antitoxin system HigA family antitoxin, translated as MILMTEKALKATQTLVAEIPLLGDNPTEADHRDALELVAELLMSDPTNPLVDLLCVRIRAYEDNHPALRALREEIEAIPAGIAVLRTLMDQYNLTLSDFADEIGSKSMVSRVLNGQRKLTLEHAKKLAARFGISPALFID; from the coding sequence ATGATTCTGATGACAGAAAAAGCCCTGAAAGCGACACAAACGCTGGTCGCAGAAATTCCTCTTCTGGGAGATAACCCCACCGAAGCCGATCATCGTGACGCTCTGGAACTGGTGGCCGAACTGCTGATGAGCGACCCAACAAATCCGCTAGTTGACCTGCTGTGCGTTCGCATCCGCGCATATGAAGATAATCATCCGGCATTACGTGCATTACGTGAAGAGATTGAGGCTATTCCGGCGGGTATCGCGGTTTTGCGCACTCTTATGGACCAGTATAATCTGACGCTTTCCGATTTTGCTGACGAAATTGGCAGTAAGTCGATGGTTTCACGTGTACTGAACGGACAAAGAAAATTAACGCTGGAGCATGCCAAAAAGCTGGCTGCACGATTTGGCATATCCCCGGCGTTATTTATCGATTAG
- a CDS encoding type II toxin-antitoxin system HigB family toxin — MHLISMTAIDEGCERFPQFAKEIKLLGKTIAKAHCPTPEALKVFYPSLDNFKYLDKHYVLNIANNNIRVIALIFFESQKFYIRHIFNHAEYDRFTERHRTKGKKS, encoded by the coding sequence ATGCACCTGATATCAATGACCGCAATTGACGAGGGATGTGAAAGATTTCCTCAATTTGCAAAAGAAATTAAGCTGCTAGGAAAGACTATTGCGAAAGCACACTGTCCGACGCCGGAAGCACTGAAAGTGTTTTATCCCTCACTGGATAACTTCAAATATCTTGATAAGCATTACGTATTAAACATCGCTAACAACAATATCAGAGTGATTGCGCTGATATTTTTTGAAAGTCAGAAGTTTTACATCAGGCACATCTTTAACCACGCCGAGTACGACAGGTTCACAGAGAGACACAGAACGAAGGGGAAAAAATCATGA
- the rlmG gene encoding 23S rRNA (guanine(1835)-N(2))-methyltransferase RlmG → MSHIDNGFRSLSLKRFPETDDVNPLLAWEAADEYLLQQLDDTEISGPVLILNDTFGALGCALAEHTPYSIGDSYLSELATRENLRHNDIAESSVKFLDSTAAYPQAPGVVLIKIPKTMALLEQQLRALREVVTPQTRIIAGAKARDIHTSTLELFEKVLGPTTTTLAWKKARLINCTFSHPELADASQTLSWKLEGTDWTIHNHANVFSRTGLDIGARFFIEHLPENLEGEIVDLGCGNGVIGLTLLEKNPQASVVFVDESPMAVASSRLNVETNMPEALDRCEFMINNALSGVEPFRFNAVLCNPPFHQKHALTDNIAWEMFHHARRCLKINGELYIVANRHLDYFHKLKKIFGNCVTIATNNKFVVLKAVKTGRRR, encoded by the coding sequence ATGAGCCACATAGACAACGGTTTCCGTTCGCTGTCACTAAAACGTTTCCCGGAAACGGATGACGTTAACCCACTGCTGGCGTGGGAAGCGGCCGATGAATATCTGCTGCAACAGCTGGATGATACCGAGATTAGCGGCCCGGTGCTGATCCTGAATGATACCTTCGGCGCGCTGGGCTGTGCGCTGGCGGAACATACGCCATACAGCATCGGCGACTCTTATTTAAGCGAGCTGGCGACGCGTGAGAACCTGCGTCACAACGATATAGCGGAATCCAGCGTCAAGTTTCTCGACAGCACGGCGGCGTACCCGCAAGCGCCGGGCGTTGTGCTGATTAAGATCCCCAAAACCATGGCGCTGCTGGAACAGCAGCTGCGAGCCCTGCGCGAGGTTGTCACGCCGCAGACGCGTATTATCGCGGGCGCGAAAGCGCGTGATATTCACACTTCGACTCTTGAGCTGTTTGAAAAAGTACTGGGTCCAACCACCACCACGCTGGCATGGAAAAAAGCCCGCCTGATCAACTGTACGTTCAGCCATCCTGAACTGGCCGATGCGTCACAAACCCTGAGCTGGAAGCTGGAAGGGACAGACTGGACCATCCACAACCATGCGAATGTGTTTTCACGTACCGGGCTGGACATTGGCGCGCGTTTCTTTATTGAACACCTGCCGGAAAATCTGGAAGGGGAGATCGTCGATCTCGGTTGCGGTAACGGAGTCATCGGTCTGACGTTGCTGGAGAAAAACCCGCAAGCGAGCGTCGTGTTTGTCGATGAGTCGCCAATGGCGGTGGCATCCAGCCGCCTGAACGTTGAAACCAACATGCCAGAAGCGCTGGATCGTTGTGAATTTATGATCAACAACGCGTTGTCTGGCGTTGAGCCGTTCCGCTTTAACGCGGTGCTGTGTAACCCTCCGTTTCATCAGAAGCATGCGTTGACCGATAACATCGCCTGGGAGATGTTCCATCATGCCCGTCGCTGCCTGAAAATTAACGGCGAGCTGTATATCGTTGCCAACCGTCATCTGGATTACTTCCACAAGCTGAAGAAGATTTTCGGTAACTGCGTCACCATCGCCACGAACAACAAATTTGTGGTGCTGAAAGCCGTGAAAACCGGTCGCCGTCGCTAA
- a CDS encoding M48 family metallopeptidase has translation MSQLTYLQGYPENLLSQVRTLIAEQRLGAVLEKRYPGTHDFATDKALWQYTQDLKNQFLRNAPPLNKVMYDSKIHVLKNALGLHTAVSRVQGGKLKAKAEIRVATVFRNAPEPFLRMIVVHELAHLKEKEHDKAFYQLCCYMEPQYHQLEFDTRLWLTQQSLKQTAQ, from the coding sequence ATGAGTCAGCTGACCTATCTGCAAGGCTACCCGGAGAATTTGCTTTCTCAGGTCCGCACATTAATCGCCGAGCAGCGTCTGGGGGCGGTACTGGAGAAGCGTTATCCGGGAACGCATGATTTCGCGACCGACAAAGCGCTCTGGCAATACACGCAGGATCTGAAAAACCAGTTTCTGCGTAATGCGCCACCGCTCAATAAAGTCATGTATGACAGCAAGATCCACGTGCTGAAGAATGCGCTGGGGCTGCATACCGCCGTATCTCGCGTGCAGGGTGGAAAACTGAAGGCAAAAGCAGAGATCCGCGTTGCGACCGTGTTTCGCAATGCTCCTGAACCCTTTTTACGCATGATCGTCGTTCATGAACTGGCACACCTGAAAGAAAAAGAGCACGACAAGGCGTTTTACCAGTTGTGCTGTTATATGGAACCTCAGTATCACCAACTGGAGTTCGATACCCGTCTGTGGTTAACGCAACAATCGCTAAAGCAAACTGCGCAGTAG
- a CDS encoding Gfo/Idh/MocA family protein, which translates to MIRFAVIGTNWITRQFVDAAHETGKYKLTAVYSRSLEQAQTFANDYLVEHLFTSLDAMAKSDAIDAVYIASPNALHFPQTELFLTHKKHVICEKPLASNLAQVDAAIACARENQVVLFEAFKTASLPNFLLLQQSLPKVGKIRKAFINYCQYSSRYQRYLDGENPNTFNPAFSNGSIMDIGFYCLASAVALWGEPHSVQASASLLDSGVDAHGVVVMNYGDFSVTLQHSKVSDSVLASEIQGESGSLVIEKISECQKVCFVPRGGKTQDITTPQHINTMLYEAEAFAHLIETNDVDHPALAVSRITAKLQTEIRRQTGVIFPADHADTSLTA; encoded by the coding sequence ATGATACGTTTCGCAGTAATTGGCACAAACTGGATCACCCGCCAGTTTGTCGATGCCGCCCATGAAACCGGCAAATACAAGTTAACCGCTGTTTATTCCCGTAGCCTTGAACAGGCACAGACCTTCGCCAACGATTATCTCGTCGAACATCTGTTTACTTCGCTGGACGCGATGGCGAAAAGCGACGCGATTGATGCCGTCTATATCGCCAGCCCAAACGCCCTGCATTTCCCGCAGACAGAGCTTTTTTTGACGCACAAAAAGCATGTCATTTGCGAAAAACCGCTGGCATCAAATCTGGCGCAAGTCGATGCCGCCATCGCCTGTGCGCGCGAAAATCAGGTCGTACTGTTTGAAGCGTTTAAGACCGCCAGTCTGCCCAATTTCCTGCTGTTGCAGCAGTCTCTGCCCAAAGTAGGGAAAATCAGAAAGGCGTTTATCAATTACTGCCAATACTCTTCACGCTACCAGCGCTATCTGGACGGCGAAAACCCGAATACGTTTAATCCTGCGTTTTCTAATGGCTCGATTATGGATATCGGTTTTTATTGCCTGGCCTCAGCCGTTGCGCTTTGGGGTGAACCGCACAGCGTTCAGGCCAGCGCCAGCTTGCTGGACAGCGGCGTGGATGCCCACGGCGTGGTGGTCATGAACTACGGTGATTTCAGCGTCACTCTGCAGCATTCCAAAGTCAGCGACTCCGTGCTGGCCAGTGAAATTCAGGGGGAGTCTGGCTCTCTGGTGATTGAGAAAATCTCCGAATGCCAGAAAGTGTGCTTTGTTCCTCGTGGAGGCAAAACGCAGGATATTACGACGCCGCAGCACATCAATACTATGCTCTATGAGGCAGAGGCATTTGCTCATCTGATTGAAACCAACGACGTGGATCACCCGGCACTGGCTGTCAGTCGTATTACCGCAAAACTGCAAACGGAGATCCGCCGTCAGACCGGCGTCATCTTCCCGGCTGATCATGCGGATACCTCGCTGACTGCGTAA
- a CDS encoding TerC family protein has protein sequence MNTVGTPLLWGGFAVVVVIMLAIDLLLQGRRGAHTMSMKQAAAWSIVWVTLSLLFNAAFWWYLAETQGRAVADPQALAFLTGYLIEKSLAVDNVFVWLMLFSYFSVPPALQRRVLVYGVLGAIVLRTIMIFAGSWLIAQFEWLLYVFGAFLLFTGVKMALAKEDASGIGDRPLVRWLRGHLRMTDTIENEHFFVRKNGLLFVTPLMLVLILVELSDVIFAVDSIPAIFAVTTDPFIVLTSNLFAILGLRAMYFLLAGVAERFSMLKYGLSVILVFIGIKMLIVDFYHIPIAISLGVVFGILFVTLIVNAWVNHQHDKKQQIQ, from the coding sequence ATGAATACTGTCGGCACACCGTTGTTATGGGGTGGGTTCGCTGTTGTGGTGGTGATTATGCTGGCCATCGACCTGCTGCTGCAGGGGCGTCGTGGCGCGCATACGATGTCGATGAAGCAGGCCGCAGCCTGGTCAATCGTCTGGGTAACACTGTCATTACTGTTTAACGCCGCATTTTGGTGGTATCTGGCTGAAACACAGGGTCGTGCTGTCGCCGATCCACAGGCGCTGGCGTTCCTGACCGGCTACTTAATCGAGAAATCGCTGGCGGTTGATAACGTCTTTGTCTGGTTGATGTTGTTCAGCTACTTCTCTGTTCCCCCTGCGCTGCAGCGTCGGGTGCTGGTCTATGGCGTACTGGGCGCGATTGTCCTGCGTACGATTATGATCTTCGCTGGCAGCTGGTTAATCGCCCAGTTTGAATGGCTACTGTATGTGTTCGGCGCGTTCCTGCTGTTTACCGGCGTGAAGATGGCGCTGGCAAAAGAAGATGCATCCGGCATTGGCGACAGACCGTTAGTTCGTTGGTTGCGCGGTCATTTGCGTATGACCGATACCATCGAGAACGAGCATTTCTTTGTCCGTAAAAACGGCCTGCTGTTTGTGACGCCTCTGATGCTGGTACTGATTCTGGTTGAGCTGAGCGATGTGATTTTTGCCGTGGACAGCATTCCGGCTATCTTTGCGGTGACGACGGACCCGTTCATCGTGCTGACCTCTAACCTGTTCGCGATTCTTGGTCTGCGTGCGATGTACTTCCTGCTGGCTGGCGTGGCAGAGCGTTTCTCCATGCTGAAGTACGGGTTGTCCGTCATTCTGGTCTTTATCGGTATCAAAATGCTGATCGTCGATTTCTACCATATCCCGATCGCCATCTCGTTAGGCGTTGTGTTCGGTATTCTGTTCGTCACGCTGATTGTGAATGCGTGGGTCAACCACCAGCACGACAAAAAGCAGCAAATACAATAA